The nucleotide window GCCCGACGGGCTCGGGCAAGACCGCCGCTTTCATGTTGCCCGCGATTCACCGCTTTGCCGAAATGCAAGCCAGCGGCGACCTCGGCAACCGTGCCCCGGCCGCTCACCCGCGCAACCAACCGGCTGCCCCGGGCGAAAAGCCGCGCAAGGGCCAACGCATTCGTCGCGTCGCCGCGCAACCGCTGCTGCTCGTGCTCACGCCCACGCGTGAGCTGGCTCAGCAGGTGTCGACGGCCGCCGACACGTACGGCAAGCAACTGCGCCGTCTGCGCACCGTCAGCATTCTGGGCGGCATGCCCTACCCGCGTCAGTTGGAAATGCTGGCCAAGCAGCCCGAAATCATCGTGGCAACGCCGGGCCGTCTGCTCGACCACATCTCCAGCGGCAAGATCGATCTGTCGCAACTGATGATGCTCGTGCTCGACGAAGCCGACCGCATGCTGGACATGGGCTTCATCGACGACATTCAAACGATTGTCGACGCGACGCCGGCGACCCGCCAGACGCTGCTGTTCTCGGCAACGATCGACGGCCGCCTGAGCGAAATCACGCGTCGTCTGCTGCGCGATCCGGAAACCATCGAGATCACCCGCAGCAACGACCAGCGCACGAACGAAAACATCGAACAGATGCTGCACTATGTGGACGACCGCTCGCACAAGGATCGCCTGCTGACGCACCTGCTCGGTAACGACTCGCTCGACCAGGCCATCGTGTTCACGTCGACCAAGCGCGACGCCGACCTGCTGGCCGATCAACTCGAACAAGCCGGTTTTGACAGCGCCGCACTGCACGGCGACATGCCGCAAGGTGTGCGTAACCGCACGCTGCGCGCCCTGCGCGAGCGCAAGGTGCGCGTGCTGGTGGCGACCGACGTCGCTGCCCGCGGCATCGACGTGCCGGGCATCACGCACGTGTTCAACTACGATCTGCCGAAGTTCGCCGAAGACTACGTTCACCGCATTGGCCGTACGGGCCGTGCCGGTCGCCGCGGCGTCGCCGTGAGCCTCGCCGCACACGCCGAAGTCGGTGCCGTGCGTCGTATCGAACGCTACACGCGTCAACCCCTGCCGGTAAACGTTGTGGTCGGCTTCGAGCCGCGCCGCTCGGCCCCCAAGGCGGGTGCAGGCACCGGCGGCAAGCGTCCGGGCCAAGGCCGTGGCGGTCCGCGTCAGGGTGCAGGTGCGGGTGCAGGCCGTTGGAGCAATAACGGCCCGCGTCAAGGCGGCAACGGTGGCGGCGGTTATCAAGGCGGCCAACGCTTTGGTGGCGCAGGCAAGCCGGCTGGCGGCACTTTCGAGCGTCGTGAAAGCACCGGCTACCAAGGTGGCTACGCCGGCGGCGAAGGTGGCAATGGCGGCAACGCCGGCAACACCAGCGGCTTCTCGAACGGCAGCGGTACCGACCGTTTCGAGCGTCGCGCATCGCGTCCGTTCGAAGGCAACCGTCAAGGTCAGGACCGTGGCACCGGCGGTGGTTATCGTCAGGATCGCGGCGGCTACGGCGGCGGCAATCGTAACGGCGGCACCGGCGGCGGCTTCAAGCGTCGCGGCGACTAAGTCCGTGCAGCGCCGGTCACTTCGACTGGCGCTACCGGCGACATCGTCAGATTCGCCCGCAAAGCATTGAACGACACCCCGGCAGGTTGGACGTCAGTCCACCCTCCGGGGTGTTGTCATTTGCGGCCATGAAATCACCTCAACGTGATACGCCGATACTGGCCCGCGTGAGGCGCCCCTCCATGCATGCCGCGAACTGCCCCGCGTCCCTCAACGTAGATCGTGAATTCACCGACCTTCTGACGTAACTCTTTCCCCCGGAGCTCTTGCCCCGCCCCCTCGCACTGCTCGGCGAATGCCAGGCAAGCACGCAGCACCTCCGAGAAACCACCCACCGCGATAAATGTATCCCTGGAACTCGCGAGGCAGCGAATGACGGCCGCTTGCTTGTCGGCGCTCGCGAAATTCGAAATCGCTCGCGTGTAGAGTCCCGCCGCGACATCGAACCGCCCCGCCAACGCATAGGCGCAAGCATCTCGCTCGTGGTCGCGCGCCAGCCTTGTGAGGGCGTCCGGCGATAACGTTTGACGCATTGACACCAAGCACTCACGAATAGAGTTCGACGCACCACATGCGGAATCCATCAGGCCTTCGCACTCCATTTCGGTAATCGCACCGTCGCCGCAGCCGAAGCATTCCGGCATGAGCGGTACGCGCATGCAGACGCCAGGAATCTGCACCGTCACAAGCCCGCAAGGAGAGACCGCCACCCCCTCATTGACGGGACTTCCTGCTAACGGGCGCAGCATCACTGACCGGGCATCCGCGTTCAGCTTTTGAAACAGATACCGGCTGCTCTCGCCCGTCTTCAGCGGATACTCCCCCGATTCGCGCAAGTGTTGTCGTCCCTCGGGGGTTGACGCGATATGGCAGCGCACCAACGCATCGAGGATGCTTCGTTTCTGACCATCATTGGCAAACACATCCACGACCCGATCACGCAACCCCATCTGGGTGACGTCGTGCCGAAAGCGTTGAAACGCCGCGGACAGACGAGATCCGTTATCAGCGTAATTCTTAATGACCAGATCAAGCGCGTCGATGCACGTTCGCACCGTTTCGGCGCGCAATTCGCTGAGCTCACCACCGGGGTATCCCTGCACGGGCAGGCTTCTGGTCACTGTCGATAGCATTGCGATGCCTCAATTCTGTCGGGCGCGGCAACATCAACACCCGGTGTGTGGATTTGTCCGGCCATGTCAGTCAAGCGCGGGACTCATCCCGCCATGCTTACTCATGACTCGCTCGAACTCGTCGACTTCGCG belongs to Pandoraea norimbergensis and includes:
- a CDS encoding DEAD/DEAH box helicase, with the translated sequence MEQTSKMSALAQTYFPSSEENAIDAAAPQVAAVAAVAEGPTFAELGLNEAILSALNTAGYTSPTPVQQRAIPAALAGRDLLVSSPTGSGKTAAFMLPAIHRFAEMQASGDLGNRAPAAHPRNQPAAPGEKPRKGQRIRRVAAQPLLLVLTPTRELAQQVSTAADTYGKQLRRLRTVSILGGMPYPRQLEMLAKQPEIIVATPGRLLDHISSGKIDLSQLMMLVLDEADRMLDMGFIDDIQTIVDATPATRQTLLFSATIDGRLSEITRRLLRDPETIEITRSNDQRTNENIEQMLHYVDDRSHKDRLLTHLLGNDSLDQAIVFTSTKRDADLLADQLEQAGFDSAALHGDMPQGVRNRTLRALRERKVRVLVATDVAARGIDVPGITHVFNYDLPKFAEDYVHRIGRTGRAGRRGVAVSLAAHAEVGAVRRIERYTRQPLPVNVVVGFEPRRSAPKAGAGTGGKRPGQGRGGPRQGAGAGAGRWSNNGPRQGGNGGGGYQGGQRFGGAGKPAGGTFERRESTGYQGGYAGGEGGNGGNAGNTSGFSNGSGTDRFERRASRPFEGNRQGQDRGTGGGYRQDRGGYGGGNRNGGTGGGFKRRGD